GGCTTGCCGTTGCGCATCCGCCGGGTGTCGCTGTCCATCATCTCCAGGGACGCCCCCACCAGCGGTGCCAGGTCGATCTTGTTGATCACCAGCAGGTCGGACTTGCAGATGCCTGGCCCGCCCTTGCGTGGCAGCTTGTCGCCGGCCGAGACGTCGATCACATAGATCGTCAGGTCGGACAGCTCGGGGCTGAAGGTTGCCGACAGGTTGTCGCCACCGGATTCCACCAGGATCAGGTCCAGGCCGGGGAAGCGCCGGTTCAACTGGTCCACCGCTTCCAGGTTGATCGAAGCGTCTTCGCGAATCGCCGTGTGCGGGCAGCCGCCGGTTTCCACGCCGATGATCCGCTCCGGCGCCAAGGCTTCGTTGCGCACCAGGAAGTCGGCGTCTTCACGGGTATAGATGTCGTTGGTCACCACCGCCAGGTTGTAGCGTTCCCGCAGGGCCAGGCACAGGGCCAGGGTCAACGCGGTCTTGCCGGAGCCCACTGGGCCGCCGATACCTACGCGCAAGGGTTGTGTATTCATGTGTGTCTCCTAGGAACGGAACAGGCGGCTGTACTGGCGCTCATGGGCCATGCACGCCAGGGACAGGCCAAACGCGGCGCTGCCGTAATGGTCGGGGTCGATAGTCGAGGCGATGTGCTGGGCTTGTTGCAGCAGCGGCAGCAGTTCGCTGGTCAGGCGCTGGGCGGCTTGCTGGCCCAGGGGCAGGGTTTTCATCAGCACCGCCAGTTGGTTTTCCAGCCAGCTCCACAGCCAGGCGGCAAGGGCGTCTTCTGGCGTGATATTCCAGGCGCGGGCCGCCAGTGCCCAGCCCAGGGCCAGGTGTGGTTCGCTGCGCTGCTCGAGAAAATCGCGTGCCGCACTGTCGAGTTCCGGCAGGCCCGCAAGCAATTGCTGCAACGAGTAGCCCATCTGCCGGCTTTCCTGGTACAGCTCGCGGGTTTCCCGGCTGGCACGGTGCTGTTCACAAAGTCCTAGCAGCGCGTCCCAATTGTTCGCCGCGGCTGCGGTGCAATGGGCCAGGAGCAAGGGCGCTTCAAACCGCGCGAGGTTCAGCAGCATCTGGTCACTTATCCAGCGGCGTGCGTCGTCGGGCGTCTTGATCAGGCCGTTATCCACCGCCATTTCCAGCCCTTGGGAATAGCTGTAGCCGCCAATTGGCAATTGTGGGCTGGCCAGGCGCAGCAGCGCCCAGGCCGGGTTCATGTGCGCACGCCAAATTGATGCAGGCGCGGCGCGTAGTTGAAGTCCTCGTCGCCGTGCCGGGAATGATGATGGCCGCCGCCATAGGCGCCGTGTTCCGGCTGGAACGGGGCCTCGATGGATTCAACGGTGGCGCCCAGTTGTTCGAGCATCGCCTTGAGCACGTAATCATCCAACAGGCGCAGCCAGCCATCGCCCACTTGCAGGGCGACATGGCGATTGCCCAAGTGGTAGGCCGCCCGGGTCAGTTCGAATGCGTTGGCGCAGGTGACATGCAGCAACTGCTCGGGGCGAGCGCAGACCCGCACGATGCGCCCATCCTCGGCTTGCAGGTACTCGCCGTCATGCAGCGGCGGTTGGCCTCGCTCGAGAAACAGCCCGACGTCTTCTCCCTCGGCACTGAAACAGCGCAGGCGGCTTTTACTGCGGGCATCGAAGGTCAGGTGCAACTCGGCGTCCCAGCCCGGTTGAATGTCGATTCTGCGGTGAATCACCAGCATTGGAGTGCTTCCAGCCATGAACAATGCTGTGTTTAGAGCAAGGGGCTTGCCAATAGAAGGGGATGTAGGAAATGGCTGGCGTGGCGTTTCCAAGATGGCTTGGCTGGTGAGTCATCATGGTGCGCTTCGTGATGTTGAGCACCATTTTGCGGCGCTCACAAAGAAACTTGTGGGAGCGAGCTTGCTCGCGATTGCGCCGTATCAGTCACCTTCAATGCTGCTGACAAACCGCAATCGCGAGCAAGCTCGCTCCCACATTGGCCGCATCCGGGTTACTCAGTGCTACCCAATCCGCGCCAGTGCTTCAAGCCTATGAAGATGAACCGCAGTTGCTGGGTAATCTTCGCCTGGGGCGTGAGGTGTTCGGGAAGTGCTTCGGCGGGCGGGTCGATGATGTCCGGCAGGGTGGCGAAAACGCTTTTCACGATGAGATCGGCCATCACGTTCAGGCCGGCAAGGTCCAGGTGCTGCAGTTTCGGCATCAGCGCCAGGTCGGCGGCCAGGTCCGAACTGATGTCCTCGCGCAGTCTCGCGATGGCTTGGCGCACTGGCAGTGAACCGCCATATTGCTCGCGGGCCAGGAACAGGAACTGCGAGCGGTTGGCGTGGACCACGTCGAGGAAAATCCGCACGGAGGCATCAATGATGCCGCCCATGACAAATTCATTGTGGCGTACCAGTCGGATGGTTTCGCGGAACGTCTGGCCGACTTCACAGACGAGCGCCAGGCCCAGTTGGTCCATGTCGTCGAAATGCCGGTAGAAGCCGGTGGGCACGATGCCCGCGGTCTTGGCGACTTCGCGCAGGCTCAGGCTGCCGAAGCCCCTGCCGCACTCCATCAAATGACGGGCTGCATCCATCAGGGCGTTTCGGGTTTGTTGTTTCTGTTCGGCGCGAGGCAGCATTGCAGGACTGACTTCCGAGTCATGGGACCGATGCACTCTAGCAAATAGGCTTTGGCGTCGTCGAACGGTAGGGCGGGGCCGGGCGGGAAACGAGGCGCTTTAAAAGTCAAAAGCCCGATTCGAGAAATCGGGCTTTTTTCTGGGCCACCATGGGCTCAGCTCACTGTGCTGTTACGTTCGATTACACGGTCACCACCGCCTTCGGCCAGGGTTTGACCAGGAGTGCGATCGGAACCGTCAGCGGCCAGGGTTTGACCGGGAGTGCGATCGGAACCGCCTTCGGCCAGGGTTTGACCAGGAGTGCGATCGGAACCGTCAGCGGCCAGGGTTTGACCAGGAGTGCGATCGGAACCGTCAGCGGCCAGGGTTTGACCGGGAGTGCGATCGGAACCGTCAGCGGCCAGGGTTTGACCCGGAGTGCGATCGGAACCGTCAGCGGCCAGGGTTTGACCCGGAGTGCGGTCGGAGCCATCTGCAGCAAAGGTCTGGCCTTGTGGGGTGCGGTCGGAGCCGTCTTCGACCAAGCCTTTTTGCTCCAGGCGGTCACGGCCACCTTCGGCTACGGTTTGGCTGTAGACAGACTGGCTGTCCTTGACCTGTGGCGTGGCTTGTTCGGAAGCTGGCAGGGCAAAAGCGGTCGAAGCCAGCAGTGAAAGGGACAGGCTCATCAGTAATTGGCGTTTCATGATCGTTGCTCCTTGGGAGGGCTAAAAAGTGGGTACGAGGGCAATGCTACTCTCGATAAGTCGATATAAAAGTTCATAAACACAATGGTAATAATCAACGGAATTGATTGTTCTGGGGAAAGGCTCTAGGACGGGGCTTTCAGAGGAGCGTTTTCGCCCCGGAGTGGGTAGTTTGTACTCACTTGTGCCCTGCAAATGTGCGGGGGCGGTAACAGGTAGCTGTCGAATCGGTCAGGTTCTTGCGCATTTATTAGTGCCGTTCGTCGCCCTTGATGGTAAACCTGTCGGCCGTTTTGCCTGTCCAACAATCATCCGCAACGAGCCGGCCACAGGTTCGTGCTATCCCCGGCGTCGCGGTTCGGACGCCCATTTGCCTCAGGAGCCTTGTGCATGACGCGCACCTCAAAAATCTTCGCCTGGGGCTTTGCCTGCCTCGTCGCCCTGTTGGCCGTGCTGGTGCTGGTCATCGCGTTCTTCGATTGGAATCGCCTCAAGCCCACGCTCAACGCCAAGGTTTCCGAGGAGCTGCATCGTCCGTTCGCGATCAATGGCAACCTGGCCGTGGTTTGGCAGCGCGAACCGCAGGAGGGTGGCTGGCGAGCCTTTGTGCCATGGCCCCATGTGGTGGCGGAGGATTTGAGCCTGGGCAACCCGGAGTGGTCGAAAGCTGCGCAGATGGCCACGCTCAAGCGCGTGGAGTTGCGTATTTCGCCCCTGGCGTTGCTGGCCCGGCGCGTGGCCATCCCGCGTATCGACCTGACAGGGCCCGACGCCAGCCTGCAGCGCCTGGCCGATGGGCGCGCCAATTGGACATTCCAGTTCGATCCAAAGGACCCGGACGCCGAACCGTCCAGCTGGGTGGTGGATATCGGCGCCATCGGCTTCGACAAGGGCCACGTCACCCTCGACGATCAGACACTCAAGACCCGTCTCGAGCTGGTGATCGATCCGTTGGGCAAGCCCATTCCGTTCAGCGATATCGTGGGCGAGAAAGCCGCCAGCAAAGCTCGGGAACAAGGGGCGACGCCACAGGACTATGCCTTCGCCTTCAAGGTCAACGGGCAATACCACGGGCAGAATCTCGGCGGGTCCGGCAAGGTCGGCGGTTTGCTGGCGCTGCAAGATGCGTCGCAGCCGTTCCCATTGCAGGCCCAGGCGAAGATCGGCGACACCCGCGTCGAACTGGCCGGTACCTTGACCGACCCGAAGAATCTCGGCGCCTTGGACTTGCGTTTGAAGCTGGCCGGCAACAGCCTGGCTAATCTTTATCCGCTGACGGGCGTGACCCTGCCGGATTCGCCGCCTTATTCCACGGACGGTCGGTTGATCGCCAAGCTCCATGAGCCAGACGGCGCCCAGTTTCGCTATGAGGGGTTCAACGGCAAGATCGGCGACAGTGACATCCATGGCAACCTGGCTTACGTCGCCAGCCAGCCCCGGCCAAAACTCAGCGGTGCGCTGGTGTCCGACCAATTGTTGTTCAGTGATTTGGCGCCGCTGATCGGCGCGGATTCCAACGCCGAACAAAAAGCCCGCGGCGGCGCCAGCAAACAGCCGTCCGACAAGGTCTTGCCGGTGGAAGAATTTCGCACCGAGCGCTGGAGCGTGATGGACGCCGACGTTGAATTTACCGGCAAGCGTATCGTCCACAGCGAGCAGTTGCCGTTTACCGATCTCTACACGCACCTGGTGCTCAACGATGGCCAGTTGAGCCTCGAGCCCTTGCGCTTTGGTGTGGCCGGCGGCCGGCTGGACGCGCAGATCCGCCTCAATGGCCACACCCAGCCTCTCGAAGGCCAGGCGAAATTGACCGCGCGTGGCTTCAAGCTCAAGCAGCTGTTCCCGGGCTTCGAACCGATGAAGACCAGTTTCGGTGAGCTCAACGGTGACGCGGATATTTCCGGGCGCGGCAATTCGGTGGCGGCGTTGCTGGGCACCTCCAACGGCAGCTTGAAGATGTTGATCAACGACGGCGCGATCAGCCGCGAGCTGATGGAGCTGGCGGGCCTCAACGTCGGCAACTACGTGGTGGGGAAAATCTTTGGCGACAAGGAGGTAAAGATCAACTGCGCGGCGGCTGACTTCGATATCAAGACCGGCCTGGCAACCACGCGCCTGTTCGTGTTCGACACCGAGAACGCGATTATCTATATCGACGGCACGGCGAACATGGCGACCGAGCGGTTGGACTTGACCGTCACCCCAGAATCCAAGGGCTGGCGGCTGATTTCCCTGCGCTCGCCGCTGTACGTGCGGGGCACCTTTGCCAAGCCCGCCGCCGGGGTAAAGGCCGTACCGCTGATGCTGCGCGGTGCCGGGATGGTTGCCCTGGGCGTCATCGCCGCGCCGGCGGCAGGCCTGTTGGCCCTGGTGGCGCCCAGCGGTGGGGAGCCGAACCAGTGCGCGCCGTTGCTTGAGCAGATGAAGGCGGGCAAGGCGCCGGTGACGGTCAAACCTACCCGGTAGCTCAATGTCGCGGTGAGGCGACTGGCCTCATCGCGAGCAAGCTCGCTCCCACAGGGGACCGCATTCTGTCTGAAGGAATGCGGTCAAAATGTGGGAGCGAGCTTGCTCGCGATGGGGCCCCTTAAGACCCTTACAGATCGGCCAGGATGTCGGCCATGTCATCGGCGTGCTCTTCTTCCTGGGCCAGGATGTCTTCGAAGATGCGCCGCGTGGTCGGATCTTTTTCGCCGATGTACTGCACGATTTCTCGATAGCTGTCGATCGCGATCCGTTCGGCCACCAAGTCTTCGAACACCATTTCCTTGAGCGTATTACCGGCCACGTACTGGGCATGGGAATGCCGGGTCAGCAGGTCGGGGTTGAACTCCGGTTCGCCGCCCAGTTGCACGATGCGTTCGGCGAGCCGGTCGGCGTGCTCGGATTCTTGGTTGGCGTGTTCGAGAAACTCGCTCGCCGCGACGCTGGCCTTCAGGCCGGTGGCCATGAAGTAGTGACGCTTGTAGCGCAGCGTGCAAACCAATTCGGTGGCCAGTGCTTCGTTCAGCAGGCGGATGATTTCCTGGCGATCGGCGTTGTAGCCTTCGGTGACGGCGCCGTTCTGGACGTTCTGGCGGGCACGTTCGCGCAGGGTGGTGACGTCGGATAAGTGCATGTCGCTCATCTCGTTCTCCTGGAGGCTGATCCGGTAGGGCGCCACGCTCTGCTGGCGTGGTCGCTCTAGTTCTGAGTGACGCGATCCTGGAAAAGTTTTACCGGATTTTTCAGTGTGTGCCCGGATAAGCGGGCTTCTTCCTCCACCCATTGAAAAAATGCCCGAACCGGCGGATGCCGTTCACGGCCAGGGACGCACAGCGCGCTGTAGCCGGCACCGTCGATCTGGATCTGCGGGCGATAGCCCACCAGCAGGCCACTGGCGACGCTCTGTGAAACCAGGATATTGCTCGCCAGCACCAGCCCTTGCCCGGCAATCGCCGCTTGCAGGGCGTAGTGTTCTTCATCGTATTCACGAATACACGGCTCGCGGATCAGCCAGGTTTCGCCGGCCTGGGCGCACCACGTCTCCCAGCCATGGGCGTACAACTTGGAATTGTGCCAACGCACGCTGATCAACGTCGGCGGTTGCCGGGTAGCCAGCGCCACTTGTTCCGGCGAGCCATACACGCCGAAGCTTTCATCGAACAGGCACAGCCCGTACAGGTTCGAGTAGGTGTCCAGGCTGTAACGCACCACCAGATCGACGCTGGCGTCCTGGTGCAGGTCGATGACGTCGCAATGGGTGTCCAGCCGCACGTTGATGTTCGGGTGGCGCGCATAGAACCGGCCCAGGCGCGGCACCAGCCACAGGGCGGCAAACGCCGCGGTGGTGGAGATGGTCAGGTGGGTCGTGCTGCGTTGCGGGCGCAGGCTGTCGACGCTTTGTGCAACGTCCAGCAATGCCCCGTGCAAGCTCTGGAATAAACGCTGCCCGGCATCGGTGAGACGCACCCGGCGCGGCAGGCGTTCGAACAATGGCATCCCCAGCCAGGTTTC
This genomic interval from Pseudomonas alvandae contains the following:
- the ureG gene encoding urease accessory protein UreG is translated as MNTQPLRVGIGGPVGSGKTALTLALCLALRERYNLAVVTNDIYTREDADFLVRNEALAPERIIGVETGGCPHTAIREDASINLEAVDQLNRRFPGLDLILVESGGDNLSATFSPELSDLTIYVIDVSAGDKLPRKGGPGICKSDLLVINKIDLAPLVGASLEMMDSDTRRMRNGKPFVFSNQKTGQGLDDIIAFIERQGLLTAA
- a CDS encoding TetR family transcriptional regulator, which gives rise to MLPRAEQKQQTRNALMDAARHLMECGRGFGSLSLREVAKTAGIVPTGFYRHFDDMDQLGLALVCEVGQTFRETIRLVRHNEFVMGGIIDASVRIFLDVVHANRSQFLFLAREQYGGSLPVRQAIARLREDISSDLAADLALMPKLQHLDLAGLNVMADLIVKSVFATLPDIIDPPAEALPEHLTPQAKITQQLRFIFIGLKHWRGLGSTE
- a CDS encoding urease accessory protein UreF; the encoded protein is MNPAWALLRLASPQLPIGGYSYSQGLEMAVDNGLIKTPDDARRWISDQMLLNLARFEAPLLLAHCTAAAANNWDALLGLCEQHRASRETRELYQESRQMGYSLQQLLAGLPELDSAARDFLEQRSEPHLALGWALAARAWNITPEDALAAWLWSWLENQLAVLMKTLPLGQQAAQRLTSELLPLLQQAQHIASTIDPDHYGSAAFGLSLACMAHERQYSRLFRS
- a CDS encoding AsmA family protein, encoding MTRTSKIFAWGFACLVALLAVLVLVIAFFDWNRLKPTLNAKVSEELHRPFAINGNLAVVWQREPQEGGWRAFVPWPHVVAEDLSLGNPEWSKAAQMATLKRVELRISPLALLARRVAIPRIDLTGPDASLQRLADGRANWTFQFDPKDPDAEPSSWVVDIGAIGFDKGHVTLDDQTLKTRLELVIDPLGKPIPFSDIVGEKAASKAREQGATPQDYAFAFKVNGQYHGQNLGGSGKVGGLLALQDASQPFPLQAQAKIGDTRVELAGTLTDPKNLGALDLRLKLAGNSLANLYPLTGVTLPDSPPYSTDGRLIAKLHEPDGAQFRYEGFNGKIGDSDIHGNLAYVASQPRPKLSGALVSDQLLFSDLAPLIGADSNAEQKARGGASKQPSDKVLPVEEFRTERWSVMDADVEFTGKRIVHSEQLPFTDLYTHLVLNDGQLSLEPLRFGVAGGRLDAQIRLNGHTQPLEGQAKLTARGFKLKQLFPGFEPMKTSFGELNGDADISGRGNSVAALLGTSNGSLKMLINDGAISRELMELAGLNVGNYVVGKIFGDKEVKINCAAADFDIKTGLATTRLFVFDTENAIIYIDGTANMATERLDLTVTPESKGWRLISLRSPLYVRGTFAKPAAGVKAVPLMLRGAGMVALGVIAAPAAGLLALVAPSGGEPNQCAPLLEQMKAGKAPVTVKPTR
- a CDS encoding LysR substrate-binding domain-containing protein, whose protein sequence is MFATLPLNALRAFESAARLLSFKAAAEELSVTPTAISHQIRSLETWLGMPLFERLPRRVRLTDAGQRLFQSLHGALLDVAQSVDSLRPQRSTTHLTISTTAAFAALWLVPRLGRFYARHPNINVRLDTHCDVIDLHQDASVDLVVRYSLDTYSNLYGLCLFDESFGVYGSPEQVALATRQPPTLISVRWHNSKLYAHGWETWCAQAGETWLIREPCIREYDEEHYALQAAIAGQGLVLASNILVSQSVASGLLVGYRPQIQIDGAGYSALCVPGRERHPPVRAFFQWVEEEARLSGHTLKNPVKLFQDRVTQN
- the ureE gene encoding urease accessory protein UreE produces the protein MLVIHRRIDIQPGWDAELHLTFDARSKSRLRCFSAEGEDVGLFLERGQPPLHDGEYLQAEDGRIVRVCARPEQLLHVTCANAFELTRAAYHLGNRHVALQVGDGWLRLLDDYVLKAMLEQLGATVESIEAPFQPEHGAYGGGHHHSRHGDEDFNYAPRLHQFGVRT
- a CDS encoding ferritin-like domain-containing protein; this translates as MSDMHLSDVTTLRERARQNVQNGAVTEGYNADRQEIIRLLNEALATELVCTLRYKRHYFMATGLKASVAASEFLEHANQESEHADRLAERIVQLGGEPEFNPDLLTRHSHAQYVAGNTLKEMVFEDLVAERIAIDSYREIVQYIGEKDPTTRRIFEDILAQEEEHADDMADILADL